The Streptomyces cynarae genome contains a region encoding:
- a CDS encoding GntR family transcriptional regulator has protein sequence MDAERVGDGGGTEFDRVAAALRVRIADGTYPVNGTLPPQRALAEEFGVSRDTVQRVIRELTSEGWIESRRGSGSRVIRSQRIESSTPRGVHRRGAVTVGSFIEQAFDLQEVALDVYTLTAESLGMHLQMLQAEWVRVRRAESRPSPPRVSVRLLLPSEDLELPYPRAMNPGEAGTVRERHLGIARDAMASLPRVLASLQASKLVESFDLQVRHVALPPAFKVYLFNESEALFGPYVVDERPIVLDSGREIEALDVIGLGATLTHHIRDGDPNSPGSTFVDSMQSWFNSVWDLLAEAA, from the coding sequence GTGGACGCAGAACGGGTCGGCGACGGTGGCGGCACGGAGTTCGACCGTGTCGCGGCAGCCCTGCGCGTCCGCATAGCCGACGGGACGTACCCGGTGAACGGCACGCTGCCTCCTCAACGGGCCCTGGCCGAGGAGTTCGGCGTGTCCCGCGACACCGTGCAGCGGGTGATCAGGGAGCTCACCAGCGAAGGCTGGATCGAGTCCCGGCGCGGCAGCGGGTCGCGGGTGATCCGGAGTCAGCGCATCGAATCCTCGACGCCCCGGGGCGTGCATCGGCGCGGCGCCGTGACCGTGGGGTCGTTCATCGAGCAGGCATTCGATCTTCAGGAGGTCGCGCTCGACGTCTACACCCTGACCGCGGAATCGCTCGGGATGCATCTGCAGATGCTCCAGGCCGAATGGGTCCGAGTGCGCAGGGCCGAGTCCCGCCCCTCGCCGCCCCGCGTGAGCGTACGGCTTCTACTGCCGTCGGAGGATCTGGAGCTTCCGTATCCCCGGGCCATGAACCCGGGCGAGGCCGGGACGGTCAGGGAGCGCCACCTCGGGATCGCCCGGGACGCCATGGCCTCGCTGCCGCGGGTGCTCGCGAGCCTCCAGGCGTCCAAGCTCGTCGAGTCCTTCGACCTGCAGGTCCGCCACGTGGCACTGCCGCCGGCCTTCAAGGTCTACCTCTTCAACGAGTCCGAGGCGTTGTTCGGCCCCTACGTGGTGGACGAGCGTCCCATCGTCCTGGACAGCGGCCGGGAGATCGAGGCGCTCGACGTGATCGGGCTCGGTGCCACCCTCACGCACCACATCAGGGACGGCGACCCGAACTCGCCCGGCTCCACCTTCGTCGACAGCATGCAGTCGTGGTTCAACTCCGTGTGGGACCTGCTCGCCGAGGCCGCCTGA